One window of Medicago truncatula cultivar Jemalong A17 chromosome 2, MtrunA17r5.0-ANR, whole genome shotgun sequence genomic DNA carries:
- the LOC120578321 gene encoding uncharacterized protein yields the protein MVEDYQEGGLVTRSQDIKTPLVPLHVKMCEAAMFSHNHNNCEVCSVDPRGCAQVQDDAQGLMDRGELVVTREDKSIFVVILVFKDSAKPIGGVTPVFKDNSKPVVTPLVICVPRSKPVFSQNAMPYNYEPTNMENDKEIPLSPSTSVSNISENSQILRSGCILHAIVQAKKKAPVIESVPVPDPSKGKNVGQPSGTDNDEILKLIKKSDYKIVDQLLQTPSKISIMSPLTSSDAHRDALMKMLNQAYVDHDVTLGQFGSIVGNVTACNNLSFSDEDLPVEGKNHNMVLHISIMCKTDSLSNVLIDTGSSLNVMAKTTFDKLTYSDGFIRPSCMSVRAFDGSRKTVWGEVDLPITIGPQEFKVTFQIMDIQASYSCLLGRPWIHEAVAVTSTLHQKLKFVSHGKLVTVSGESALLVGHLLSFSFIGGESSDGKSFQGLSVESSTTRGETCMASLKDAQRVIQEGKAEGWGKLIQLPENKRKEGLGFSGNKQVVFDPTRWTFQSARFINAPPETNAILEDQSEEVAPDFVTPGGNCCNWISDTFF from the coding sequence ATGGTTGAAGATTATCAAGAAGGGGGTCTTGTCACTCGCTCTCAGGATATCAAAACTCCGTTGGTTCCATTACATGTGAAGATGTGTGAGGCAGCTATGTTTAGCCACAATCATAATAATTGTGAGGTATGTTCTGTGGATCCCCGTGGTTGCGCGCAGGTTCAAGATGATGCGCAAGGGCTAATGGATCGAGGAGAGCTGGTTGTCACAAGGGAGGACAAGAGCATCTTTGTTGTAATCCTTGTATTCAAGGATAGTGCGAAACCAATTGGCGGTGTTACTCCGGTGTTCAAGGACAATTCCAAGCCAGTCGTCACTCCTCTTGTGATTTGTGTACCAAGATCCAAGCCGGTTTTCTCTCAAAACGCCATGCCGTATAACTATGAACCTACAAACATGGAGAATGATAAAGAGATACCCTTGAGTCCTTCAACTTCCGTGAGTAACATTTCGGAGAATAGTCAAATTCTGAGAAGTGGATGTATTCTTCATGCTATTGTGCAAGCAAAGAAGAAAGCTCCGGTGATAGAGTCAGTGCCAGTACCAGATCCTAGCAAGGGTAAGAATGTGGGTCAACCTAGTGGAACTGATAATGATGAGATTTTGAAGCTAATCAagaaaagtgattataagatagTGGATCAGTTATTGCAGACTCCATCCAAGATTTCTATCATGTCACCATTGACAAGCTCTGATGCTCATAGGGATGCCTTGATGAAAATGTTGAATCAAGCCTACGTAGACCATGATGTGACTTTGGGTCAATTTGGGAGCATTGTTGGAAATGTGACTGCATGCAACAATCTgagtttcagtgatgaagatctACCTGTGGAGGGGAAAAATCATAATATGGTCTTGCATATCTCTATTATGTGCAAAACAGATTCTTTGTCCAATGTCTTGATAGACACCGGTTCTTCCCTCAATGTGATGGCGAAGACAACCTTTGATAAATTGACATATTCAGATGGATTTATTAGGCCTAGTTGCATGTCAGTAAGGGCATTTGATGGATCCAGGAAGACGGTATGGGGAGAAGTAGATTTACCTATCACTATTGGGCCCCAAGAGTTTAAAGTTACATTCCAGATAATGGATATTCAAGCTTCCTACAGCTGTTTACTTGGTAGACCATGGATTCATGAAGCCGTGGCAGTAACATCCACTCTTCATCAAAAGCTAAAGTTTGTAAGtcatggaaagcttgttacagtGAGTGGGGAATCAGCTCTTTTGGTTGGCCATTTGTTGTCCTTTTCCTTCATTGGTGGTGAAAGTTCGGATGGAAAATCATTCCAAGGGCTTTCGGTTGAAAGCAGTACTACAAGAGGTGAAACATGCATGGCCTCTCtaaaggatgctcagagagtaATTCAAGAAGGAAAAGCGGAAGGTTGGGGGAAGTTAATACAGCTGCCCGAGAACAAGCGCAAAGAAGGTCTGGGTTTCTCTGGCAATAAGCAAGTGGTGTTCGATCCAACTAGGTGGACTTTTCAGAGTGCCAGATTCATCAATGCGCCACCTGAGACTAATGCAATCTTGGAAGATCAATCAGAAGAGGTGGCACCTGACTTTGTGACTCCTGGTGGAAACTGCTGCAATTGGATCAGCGATACCTTTTTCTAA